The Phycisphaeraceae bacterium genome includes a window with the following:
- a CDS encoding pirin family protein, which produces MFTLRKATDRGHTNLGWLDSHHTFSFGGYQDPKHTNFGPLRVINDDVVTPSGGFGEHPHRDMEIMTWVLSGVLKHGDSLGNLKSLKPGELQVMTAGSGIRHSELNGSDTDPVHLLQVWIIPRAQGVMPRYDQRTLSAEGRDHQWQLLAADDSETDRFEENTMPLAQSARFLVADLKPGRPLAYQFESGRSGWLHLATGKASAAGHDLSAGDALAITGEDSIELTASEPAQAILFDLAD; this is translated from the coding sequence ATGTTCACCCTACGCAAAGCAACCGATCGCGGACACACCAACCTCGGCTGGCTCGATTCCCACCACACCTTCTCCTTCGGCGGGTATCAAGACCCAAAACACACAAACTTCGGCCCGCTGCGCGTGATCAACGATGACGTCGTGACGCCAAGTGGCGGCTTCGGCGAGCATCCCCACCGAGACATGGAAATAATGACCTGGGTACTCTCAGGCGTCCTCAAGCACGGCGATTCATTGGGCAATCTCAAATCGCTCAAACCCGGCGAACTCCAGGTCATGACCGCAGGCTCCGGCATCCGTCACTCCGAACTCAACGGCTCGGACACCGACCCAGTCCACCTCCTCCAGGTCTGGATCATCCCGCGAGCCCAGGGCGTGATGCCGCGATACGACCAGCGAACCTTATCCGCTGAAGGCCGCGACCACCAATGGCAACTCCTCGCCGCAGACGACAGCGAGACCGACCGATTCGAAGAAAACACCATGCCACTCGCCCAGTCCGCCCGTTTCCTCGTGGCAGACCTCAAGCCCGGCCGACCACTGGCCTATCAGTTCGAGTCAGGACGCTCGGGATGGCTGCACCTGGCCACCGGAAAGGCCTCCGCTGCAGGACACGACCTCTCGGCGGGCGACGCACTGGCCATCACCGGCGAAGATTCGATCGAACTGACCGCCTCGGAACCGGCTCAGGCGATTCTCTTTGATCTCGCTGACTGA
- the recA gene encoding recombinase RecA codes for MARTGTDAVDREKKQSLERALSAIDKSFGKGSIMRLDDDPSKLIPGIATGSISLDLALGGRGIPRGRVIEIFGPESSGKTTLALHTIASTQKTGGMAAFIDAEHALDPTWARKLGVKLEDLLVSQPDTGEQGLEICEMLVRSNAVDIVVVDSVAALIPRAEIEGEMGDSHVGLQARLMSQALRKLTGAINRSSTTVVFINQIREKIGVMFGNPETTPGGRALKFYASVRIDIRRTGSIKEADVAVGNRVRAKVVKNKVAPPFRQAEFDIMFNEGISATGDLIDLGVETEVVQKSGAWFSFGEVRLGQGRENSKKFIGENPDLFEEIKQKVLEAKGIAGKAEEVEAIAGDDDAKDVEESS; via the coding sequence ATGGCACGCACGGGAACCGATGCGGTGGATCGTGAGAAGAAGCAGTCTCTTGAGCGGGCGTTGTCGGCCATTGACAAGAGCTTTGGCAAGGGCTCGATCATGCGGCTGGATGACGACCCGTCCAAGCTGATCCCTGGGATCGCGACGGGCTCGATCAGCCTGGATTTGGCTCTGGGCGGGCGTGGTATACCCCGGGGGCGCGTGATCGAGATTTTTGGGCCTGAGTCGTCGGGCAAGACGACGTTGGCCCTGCACACGATCGCGAGCACTCAGAAAACCGGTGGGATGGCAGCGTTCATCGACGCGGAGCATGCTCTGGACCCGACTTGGGCTCGCAAGCTCGGCGTGAAGCTCGAGGACCTGCTGGTCTCGCAGCCGGACACCGGTGAACAGGGGCTGGAGATCTGCGAGATGCTGGTCCGCTCGAATGCTGTGGACATTGTCGTCGTGGACTCGGTGGCGGCTTTGATTCCGCGGGCTGAGATCGAGGGTGAGATGGGTGATTCGCACGTTGGCTTGCAGGCCCGCCTGATGAGTCAGGCACTGCGGAAGCTGACGGGGGCGATCAACCGGTCGTCGACCACGGTGGTGTTCATCAACCAGATCCGCGAGAAGATTGGCGTGATGTTTGGTAATCCGGAGACGACGCCGGGTGGGCGAGCGCTGAAGTTTTACGCCTCGGTCAGGATCGATATTCGTCGGACCGGCTCGATCAAGGAAGCTGACGTGGCGGTCGGCAACCGGGTGCGGGCCAAGGTCGTGAAGAACAAGGTCGCCCCGCCTTTCCGTCAGGCCGAGTTCGACATCATGTTCAACGAGGGCATCAGTGCTACAGGCGACCTGATCGACCTGGGAGTCGAGACCGAGGTTGTTCAGAAATCCGGGGCCTGGTTCAGCTTCGGCGAGGTCCGGCTCGGCCAAGGCCGGGAGAACTCCAAGAAGTTCATTGGTGAGAACCCTGATCTGTTCGAGGAGATCAAGCAGAAAGTGCTGGAGGCCAAGGGCATCGCTGGCAAAGCCGAGGAGGTGGAGGCTATCGCTGGCGATGATGATGCGAAGGACGTGGAGGAGTCGTCCTGA
- a CDS encoding zinc-dependent metalloprotease, whose amino-acid sequence MRRTSLNRHLATLSLISALLLGVSPIGTSALLAQDTPAEAKDEKPAYPPFDEVIEGLEEIPGLMTLYRADDKDPKQDHTRLLCRIPASLLGQDLLFATSISRGQMAGWMWRDWLVRWELVGKHVKLVVPNVRYIQTPGTPLNDAIDRTYRPSFLAALPVVTMAGGDPVVDLGSLVFSNVARPPSPIGTSSRTPNRQLSVLRTTKVFPENMLIDADLAMSSAFGGESVGVSYAFRKLPALGSYTPRPADERIGYFTTDRLDWSTSYAARETAVRYANRWKLEKQDPSLELSPPKEPIVFIIEKTVPIRWRRWVRDGIEDWNKAFEEIGYIDAIVVQQQTDTNEFADIDPEDARYNFVRWIVSGRAFAMGPSVADPRTGQILDADIIFDDSMVRWFNSEFDQLGPESLGAWRGPAYDKYQLIMQHVREHGSITPDQEDALLAEATDALHHHDGASCQLAHGLQQQMAMGLMLSRMGTPTGKEIPEHFIGGVIKMITTHEVGHTLGLRHNFRASGWLSLDEIRQRRDRTDEATSSSVMDYNPILFFQGDEYENVKNFVTPVIGPYDHWAIEYGYGVPEPGQSHEEFIKAVASRSTEPALAFATDEDTMWVYSPDPLTNRWDMSNDLLGWMDSRAELADDLLGNLTEWAIDPDEPRYFLRSMFASLMFEKTQQSYFVSRIVGGQHYSRSRLGDPDAPPALEPLEAEEMRAAMTQIAKTMFNPDFFVTDHELLNNLAPSRWRGGGSLMLDYPIHLVITNAQIRTLEDLMAYPLIQRIYDAEVKTTEDDKYTAAEHLQTLTNAVWNEVNDTADTPADGWTDANPMIPTIRRNLQNIHAAMLMDYVRIDLGLTRFLSPDVQRMMRFTLRNLAADIESTLETQGDSIDFGTMAHLTELHSQITRSLEAEFTAR is encoded by the coding sequence ATGCGCAGGACCTCACTAAACCGTCACCTGGCCACCCTCAGCCTCATCAGCGCCCTCCTGCTCGGAGTCAGCCCCATCGGGACCTCCGCTCTGCTCGCCCAGGACACGCCCGCAGAAGCCAAGGACGAAAAGCCGGCGTACCCTCCCTTTGACGAAGTCATCGAAGGCCTGGAAGAAATCCCCGGCCTGATGACGCTCTACCGCGCCGACGATAAGGACCCCAAGCAGGACCACACCCGCCTGCTCTGCCGCATCCCCGCCTCCCTGCTCGGTCAGGACCTGCTCTTCGCCACCAGCATCTCGCGCGGCCAGATGGCCGGGTGGATGTGGCGCGACTGGCTCGTCCGCTGGGAACTCGTCGGCAAGCACGTCAAGCTCGTGGTCCCCAATGTCCGCTACATCCAAACCCCAGGAACCCCGCTCAACGACGCCATCGATCGCACCTACCGCCCCAGCTTCCTAGCCGCCCTGCCCGTCGTCACCATGGCTGGCGGCGACCCGGTCGTCGATCTCGGCTCGCTGGTGTTCAGCAACGTCGCCCGACCGCCAAGCCCGATCGGCACCTCCTCGCGCACCCCCAATCGCCAACTCTCAGTCTTGCGCACCACCAAGGTGTTCCCCGAGAACATGCTCATTGATGCCGACCTCGCGATGTCCTCAGCCTTTGGCGGCGAGAGCGTTGGCGTCTCCTATGCCTTCCGCAAACTCCCCGCCCTCGGCTCCTACACCCCACGACCCGCAGACGAGCGCATCGGATACTTCACCACGGACCGCCTCGACTGGTCCACGAGCTACGCCGCCCGCGAAACCGCCGTTCGCTACGCCAACCGCTGGAAACTCGAAAAACAAGACCCCTCCCTCGAACTCTCCCCGCCCAAGGAACCCATCGTCTTCATCATCGAAAAGACGGTCCCGATCCGCTGGCGACGCTGGGTCCGCGACGGCATCGAAGACTGGAACAAGGCCTTCGAGGAGATCGGCTACATCGACGCCATCGTCGTTCAGCAGCAGACCGACACCAACGAGTTTGCCGACATCGACCCCGAAGACGCCCGCTACAACTTCGTCCGCTGGATCGTCTCAGGACGCGCATTCGCGATGGGCCCCTCCGTCGCCGACCCCCGCACCGGCCAGATCCTCGACGCCGACATCATCTTCGACGACTCCATGGTCCGCTGGTTCAACTCCGAGTTCGACCAGCTCGGACCCGAGTCCCTCGGTGCCTGGCGCGGACCCGCCTACGACAAATACCAGCTCATCATGCAACACGTCCGCGAGCACGGCTCGATCACACCCGATCAGGAAGACGCCCTCCTCGCCGAAGCTACCGACGCACTCCACCACCACGACGGCGCCTCCTGCCAGCTCGCCCACGGGCTCCAGCAGCAAATGGCCATGGGCCTCATGCTCTCACGCATGGGAACCCCCACCGGCAAAGAAATCCCCGAGCACTTCATCGGCGGGGTCATCAAGATGATTACCACCCACGAAGTCGGCCACACCCTCGGACTCCGACACAACTTCCGCGCGTCCGGCTGGCTCTCACTCGACGAAATCCGCCAACGCCGCGATCGCACCGATGAGGCCACCTCATCCTCCGTCATGGACTACAACCCCATCCTCTTCTTCCAGGGCGACGAGTACGAAAACGTCAAGAACTTCGTCACCCCCGTCATCGGACCCTACGACCACTGGGCCATCGAGTACGGCTACGGCGTCCCCGAGCCCGGTCAATCCCACGAAGAGTTCATCAAAGCCGTCGCATCACGCTCCACCGAGCCCGCACTCGCCTTCGCCACCGACGAAGACACCATGTGGGTCTACTCTCCCGATCCCCTCACCAACCGCTGGGACATGAGCAACGACCTCCTGGGCTGGATGGACTCACGAGCCGAGCTCGCCGATGACCTGCTCGGCAACCTGACCGAATGGGCCATCGACCCCGATGAACCCCGCTACTTCCTCCGCTCCATGTTCGCCTCCCTCATGTTCGAAAAAACACAGCAGAGCTACTTCGTCTCACGCATCGTCGGTGGGCAGCATTACTCACGATCACGCCTCGGCGACCCCGACGCGCCCCCAGCCCTCGAGCCTCTCGAAGCCGAAGAAATGCGCGCGGCCATGACGCAGATCGCCAAGACGATGTTCAACCCCGACTTCTTCGTCACCGACCACGAACTCCTGAACAACCTCGCACCCAGCCGTTGGCGTGGTGGCGGCAGCCTCATGCTCGATTACCCCATCCACCTGGTCATCACCAACGCTCAAATCCGAACCCTCGAAGACCTCATGGCCTACCCGCTCATCCAGCGGATCTACGACGCCGAAGTCAAGACCACGGAAGATGACAAGTACACCGCCGCCGAGCACCTCCAGACACTCACCAACGCCGTCTGGAATGAAGTCAACGACACAGCCGACACGCCCGCCGACGGCTGGACCGACGCCAACCCCATGATCCCCACCATCCGCCGCAACCTCCAGAACATCCACGCCGCGATGCTCATGGACTACGTCCGCATCGACCTCGGCCTCACCCGCTTCCTCTCCCCAGACGTCCAGCGGATGATGCGCTTCACCCTCCGCAACCTCGCCGCCGACATCGAGTCCACACTCGAAACCCAAGGCGACAGCATCGACTTCGGAACCATGGCCCACCTCACCGAACTCCACTCCCAGATCACCCGATCCCTCGAGGCCGAGTTCACCGCCCGCTGA